A genomic region of Leptotrichia hofstadii contains the following coding sequences:
- a CDS encoding leucine-rich repeat domain-containing protein: MRKILGILIFIVFMACSNSKSEELKENRNANEQMAQIQTSSKNAKSCTEVGKYSINAERIELKNKELEEINCIANYKNVKILDLRWNKIKDIKPLENLKKLEVLKINFNQIEDVKPLLNLPNLRELWIHNNKISDIRGIGKLTKLEHLDVSFNPLKNGVDEISQLKNLKRLELREVPKEIVDYVYENYRNFMIPEKIFIEQRYPELTAKRENVAKYPNFSEFESKINSFETVKIVNSLSVKEISIDKVPKQIQETIKDYNKIIDEEEHKIKTVEGFKNKQYEIYVISLPYAYAGKSNSQIVFMKNGKEIAGDTAYLSSQLESIDGDNLFLSIVAASGATNYAITDMKSEQMWREEFRDFGVISSKRTGKTFITASKENVVNVRESYGTDSSIIHKLANNVAVEEISNEEGWKYVYFYNKEGGYYMKGYIHKSQLK, translated from the coding sequence GGAATGCAAATGAACAAATGGCACAAATTCAGACAAGTTCTAAAAATGCAAAAAGCTGTACAGAAGTAGGAAAGTACAGTATTAACGCTGAAAGAATAGAATTGAAAAATAAAGAACTGGAGGAGATAAACTGCATTGCAAATTACAAAAATGTAAAAATTCTTGATTTACGCTGGAATAAAATAAAAGATATAAAACCACTGGAAAACCTAAAGAAGCTGGAAGTATTGAAAATAAATTTCAATCAGATAGAAGATGTAAAGCCGTTATTAAATTTGCCAAATTTAAGGGAATTATGGATACATAACAATAAAATAAGTGATATTAGAGGGATTGGAAAATTAACAAAGCTCGAACACTTGGATGTAAGTTTTAATCCATTAAAAAATGGCGTTGACGAAATTTCTCAATTAAAAAACTTAAAAAGGCTGGAATTACGTGAAGTTCCAAAAGAAATAGTGGATTATGTATATGAAAATTATCGTAATTTTATGATTCCTGAAAAAATATTTATTGAGCAAAGATACCCGGAACTTACTGCAAAGAGAGAAAATGTAGCAAAATATCCTAATTTTTCAGAATTTGAAAGTAAAATAAATAGTTTTGAAACTGTTAAAATTGTAAATAGTCTTTCTGTAAAAGAAATTTCAATAGATAAAGTTCCAAAACAAATTCAAGAAACAATAAAAGATTACAATAAGATAATTGACGAAGAAGAGCATAAAATAAAAACGGTGGAAGGTTTTAAAAATAAACAATATGAAATATATGTTATTTCATTGCCGTATGCTTATGCTGGAAAGTCAAATAGTCAAATAGTTTTTATGAAAAATGGAAAAGAAATTGCAGGTGATACAGCCTATCTAAGTTCACAATTAGAAAGTATTGACGGAGATAATCTATTTTTATCAATAGTTGCAGCAAGTGGTGCCACAAATTATGCAATAACGGATATGAAAAGTGAGCAGATGTGGAGGGAAGAATTTAGGGATTTTGGAGTAATATCATCTAAGAGAACAGGTAAAACTTTTATTACGGCTTCAAAGGAAAATGTTGTTAATGTAAGGGAAAGTTATGGTACAGACAGTTCAATAATTCATAAATTAGCAAATAATGTCGCAGTTGAGGAAATTTCAAATGAAGAAGGATGGAAATATGTCTATTTTTATAATAAAGAGGGAGGTTATTATATGAAAGGCTATATACATAAGAGCCAGTTAAAATAG